One Sporomusaceae bacterium FL31 genomic window, ATTTTCTAGCTAACTCGGCTGTCTTTAGCATCAGATCGCTGGTTACGCTAAACGGTGAACAGGGCGACAGCACCATTTGCTGCATGGAATTGGGGCGATTATCGTGATATTTCTCAATTAAGCGTTGACTGTCATTTAAAATGGCATCAACCGATTGTACCAGGTCATCTGGTGGTAAGCCACCAGCACTTTTACCGCGGGACATACTGCCGCGTGAGGCATGAAAACGCATGCCGAGCTGGCCGGCGGCTTCAAATTGCTGATCAACCAGTTCATTACTGCAGCTATTAGGAAAAACATAGTGATGATCAAAGCAGGTTGTGCAGCCATACTTTAGTAATTCACCCATACCGGCTAACGAGCTGTAATAAATGACCTCCGGGGTAATACCTCGCCAGATTTCATACAATGTGGTTAACCAATCAAACAGTTCCATGTTTTGTACTTGCGGCAAATTGCGGGTAAATGTCTGATATAAATGGTGATGCGTGTTGATCAGGCCAGGATATACATAATGGTCGGTTGCGTCAATGATTTGATCTGCAGGGCAAACTTCAGAACCGATATAGTGAATGATATTATCTTGAACGAAGATATTCGTGCCTTTCAGCACTTGATCTGAATCATTTAACGTCACGACTGCACGCGCATTCTCAATCAATAGGCTGGACATAAAAAACCTCCTCAATTTACTTCCTGCTGGGCACTGAGTACAAGGCGGATTTGCAAAGAACTGGCATGCTTTATGCATATATAAAAGATATACGGCATGGTGCTGCCCAAGGCCTGCGAAATAAGCAAATTTCTTTACTCAATCATTATAAAAAAATATCATATTGAGATTAATGTTTAGCTTCAGGATTCTTTGCGCGTTATATTCCATACAGTCTAAATACGCACAGTAATAGACTGTATCAAAATGAGAATTAGCAAGCGTGACTAGGTCACTTTAGCTTGGTCACATCACCTTGGATTTCCGTATGTGCAATAGGATACCATGGCTAAATACAAGGAATGGTCTAATTATAAGCAGGCTTTAGTATATTCATAAAAATGGCTAATATTCCGCTTACCATCTGTAATGACTGGTCAAAGGGGGGATGAGATATCCATCAGCACAGTTCTGGGAATCATGGAGCCTTGACTGGCAAGGTTCACTTTGCGGGGAGGGATCAGAATGACCACTCATCAGGGAACTTTAGAAAAATTATTTAAACTGACTGAAAAGGGAACCAATGTTAAGACTGAATTATTAGCTGGTCTAACTACCTTTGTAGCGCTTGCTTATATTATTTTTGTGAATCCCAATATTCTAGCAGATGCTGGTATTCCCAAAGAAGCAGCAATCGCATCTACCATCTATGCGACGGCTGTTGCTACTGTTCTAATGGCATTATGGGCCAATTTTCCGATTGCCGTAGCACCAGGAATGGGACTTAATGCCTTTTTTGCCTATTATGTGGTTGGGGTTTTACATCTATCCTGGCAAGTAGCGCTAGGAGCCGTATTTTTATCGGGTATTCTATTTTTAATTTTAACCTTCGGGGGTATTCGGCAAGCGATTATTCGAGCTGTACCTTTGAATTTAAAGTGCGCAATTGGTATTGGCATCGGCTTATTTATTGCCTTTATTGGTTTGAAAAACGCAGGCATTATTGTTTCCAATAAGGCTACTTTCGTAACAGTCGGTAACCTGACGGCCATTGAGCCGCTTCTAGCCTGTGTCGGTCTTGTAATCACAGCCGCTTTGATGGCCCGAAGTGTAAAAGGTGCCATTTTAATTGGTATTTTGGCCACTACGGTTTTGGGCATGCTTTTTGGTGCCGTTCCTGTGCCCAAGGGCATTGGGGATATTATGAGCTTTAATCTGCCTGATGTTAGTCCTACCTTTCTTCAGCTTGATATTATGGGAGCCTGGGATTATGGAATATTCTCGATTATCTTTACCTTCACAATTGTTGAACTGTTTGACAATATGGGTACATTAATTGGTTTGACCCGTAAAGCTAAGCTGATGGATGATAAGGGTGAAATTGAGAATCTCGATAAAGCACTAACCACCGATGCTTTTGGGACAGTAATCAGTGCTGGTTTAGGTACTTCAACTGTAACTTCATACATTGAAAGTGCAGCAGGAATTGCTGAAGGTGGAAAAACTGGCCTAACCTCATTAACTGTTGCGGTACTATTTTTAGTGTCGTTAATTTTTGCTCCATTGGTTGGTTTAGTACCTGGCTTTGCCACAGCGCCAGCACTCATTTTAGTTGGAGCGCTGATGATGGCAGAAATCGCTCAAGTGAACTTTACTGATTTTACAGAAGGAATTCCGGCTTTTTTGACTATTATCATGATGCCGCTAACCTTTAGTATCGCAAACGGTTTTGCTTTCGGTTTTATAAGCTATACGTTTATCAAAACCATTGCTGGCCGAGCTAAAGAAGTGAGTTGGATCATGTGGCTGGTTTCGCTGGCTTTTCTGGCCAATTTTTACATGCGGCTCCATTAGCAGCAATCTGGTGACAAGGTGTGATGGAAATGAAGGACATTGCCCAGTTAATTGCAATCGCCAACGGCTGCCGCCCAGCGGAGCTTGTATTAAAAAATGCTCAGGTTTTTAATGGTTTTACCGGTCAGTTTACTTTCGGCGATATAGCCATCAGTCATGGCTATATCGCTGGGGTAGGTTCCTATCAAGGGGAAACTGAAGTGGATTTGAGTGGTAAAATCATCACTCCAGGCTTTATTGACGGGCATGTGCATCTTGAAAGCTCCATGGTTAGTCCGCGGCAATTTGCCAAGGCTGTGGTTCCGGCAGGCACAACTACGGTGATCATTGATCCTCACGAGATTGCTAATGTCAGCGGCTGCAGTGGTATCGAGTATATGCTGGCAGCCACTGAAGGGCTGCCTATGAACGTTTTTGTGATGCTGCCATCCTGTGTGCCGGTTAGTGCATTAGAAAATGCGGGTGCTGAATTGACTGCGGCGGCATTGGCTCAATTTATTCATCATCCAAGGGTACTTGGTCTGGGGGAGTTAATGAATTATCCGGGAGTATTGCAAGGCGATGTTAGTATCCTGGACAAAATTCGGTTGGCTGAAGGCAAAATCATTGACGGACATGCGCCAGGTCTTGCTGGTAAGGCTTTAATGGCCTATGCGGCTGCCGGTATTCAATCTGATCATGAATGTGTAACCCCAGCGGAAGCGATAGCTCGCTTGGAGGCAGGCCTGCATGTCATGCTGCGGGAAGGATCGGCTGCAAAAAACCTATTGGATCTTATGCCAGCAGTCAATCCATATACAGCCCATCGTTGTTTCTTTGTCACAGATGACCGTCATCCCGGTGATTTGATTCACCTTGGTCATATCAACAGTATGGTAAAACTAGCCGTAGATGCTGGCTATGATGTAGCTACTGTCTTACAATTGGCAACCATGAATGCGGCCTGCTACTTTGGGTTGAATGAGTTAGGAGCTATTGCTCCTGGTTACAAAGCTGATTTATTAGTTTTTGATGACTTAGTGAGTTGGCGCCCTTGTATGGTCTGGCAAAATGGAAAGATGGTGGCAAAAGACGGAAAGGCGTTATTTGAAGGGGAAGGATCGGTTAACGCGGCGGTGCAAAGTTCCCTTCGTTTAGGAATGGTTGATCCGGGGCAGTTAAGAATTCCGGCTCATGCTGATCAGGCCAGAGTGATTGGTTTGATTCCCCGGCAAATTATTACGGAAGAACTGCACCTATCCGTTCCTGTCATTCAAGGCGAGTTTATTGCCGATCCGTCTCAAGATATTTTGAAACTGGCTGTTTTTGAACGCCATAGTAATTCCGGTAAAGTTGGTGTTGGCTTAGTAAAAGGCTTTGGGCTAAAAAGTGGTGCTATTGCGTCAACCATTGCCCATGACTCACACAATTTGATTGCTATTGGCACTTGTGATCAGGATATACTTGCAGCTGTTCATGAATTGAAACGAATTCAGGGTGGAATCACCATTGTTGATCAAGGCAAAGTGTTAAAATCACTGTCTTTACCATTGGCGGGTTTAATGTCTGATCAGGATATGCATGTTGTTGAAGCAGAATTAACAAGTTTAAAAAATTTGGCACGCAAATTGGGCGTTTATGAGGCGTTTGATCCGTTTTTAACACTGGCATTTTTGAGTTTACCAGTTATTCCGTCATTAAAATTAACCGATTTAGGCTTAGTTGATGTGAAGCAATTTAAGGTTGTTCCGGTATCGGTATCATAGAAAAAGACTGCCCTTTGCGACTTTAAGAGAATTGCAAAAGAGGCAGTCTTTTTTATTTAACAGGTATTTCTTAGCATGCATCAATTTCGGGAGTTGGAAGTGCTTGTTTGGTAGCAGACAGGACTGATGAACGGATTCCCTGATGCTGAGGACAAAGTTTACGGCACAAGTTGCAGGAATAGACGAATCCGCCTCCATCAGTACATTTCGCTGAGGTACTCCGGCATTTGCTTTGCACAATCGTAGTGCCATCCAGTGCGTTAGCCGGACAGGCCGTTAAGCAAACGCGGCAATTCGGGCTGCAGGCTTGATAATCGGCCAGTTGGCTTGGTTCCAGTTCTGCGTCCACAAGCACGGCTCCCAGCCATAGCATGTTGCCATATTGGTCATTAATTAGCAGGGTGTTTTTCCCCATTTGACCTAATCCAGCCCGAACTGCGGCATGTTTAAGCGATAAAATACCCTGGCCATGACGTCTGTCATCATCCCAGTCATCATAAGGATCAGATGAGGGAATCGGCAAAGCGTTCAAGCCTTGCAGTTCAAGTTCTAATGCAAGCTGGAAGGTGATTGAATCCAGTTTATCAACCAGACGGTGGCGTACAAATGTATAAGCAGCAGGTGAGGGGGTGAGTAGGGTGCTTACCGGAAAGCGGGCTGCGAGTGCTATCACACTTTTACAGCTGCTAAGCACATCA contains:
- the ade gene encoding adenine deaminase — its product is MKDIAQLIAIANGCRPAELVLKNAQVFNGFTGQFTFGDIAISHGYIAGVGSYQGETEVDLSGKIITPGFIDGHVHLESSMVSPRQFAKAVVPAGTTTVIIDPHEIANVSGCSGIEYMLAATEGLPMNVFVMLPSCVPVSALENAGAELTAAALAQFIHHPRVLGLGELMNYPGVLQGDVSILDKIRLAEGKIIDGHAPGLAGKALMAYAAAGIQSDHECVTPAEAIARLEAGLHVMLREGSAAKNLLDLMPAVNPYTAHRCFFVTDDRHPGDLIHLGHINSMVKLAVDAGYDVATVLQLATMNAACYFGLNELGAIAPGYKADLLVFDDLVSWRPCMVWQNGKMVAKDGKALFEGEGSVNAAVQSSLRLGMVDPGQLRIPAHADQARVIGLIPRQIITEELHLSVPVIQGEFIADPSQDILKLAVFERHSNSGKVGVGLVKGFGLKSGAIASTIAHDSHNLIAIGTCDQDILAAVHELKRIQGGITIVDQGKVLKSLSLPLAGLMSDQDMHVVEAELTSLKNLARKLGVYEAFDPFLTLAFLSLPVIPSLKLTDLGLVDVKQFKVVPVSVS
- a CDS encoding permease, with translation MTTHQGTLEKLFKLTEKGTNVKTELLAGLTTFVALAYIIFVNPNILADAGIPKEAAIASTIYATAVATVLMALWANFPIAVAPGMGLNAFFAYYVVGVLHLSWQVALGAVFLSGILFLILTFGGIRQAIIRAVPLNLKCAIGIGIGLFIAFIGLKNAGIIVSNKATFVTVGNLTAIEPLLACVGLVITAALMARSVKGAILIGILATTVLGMLFGAVPVPKGIGDIMSFNLPDVSPTFLQLDIMGAWDYGIFSIIFTFTIVELFDNMGTLIGLTRKAKLMDDKGEIENLDKALTTDAFGTVISAGLGTSTVTSYIESAAGIAEGGKTGLTSLTVAVLFLVSLIFAPLVGLVPGFATAPALILVGALMMAEIAQVNFTDFTEGIPAFLTIIMMPLTFSIANGFAFGFISYTFIKTIAGRAKEVSWIMWLVSLAFLANFYMRLH